The Lolium perenne isolate Kyuss_39 chromosome 6, Kyuss_2.0, whole genome shotgun sequence genome segment CCGCAGCCAGTGCCGGTGAAGATGGAGGTTGAGGATGCGGAGCTCGCGTGTATCCTTCCCACACTCGACGACGTGGCCAACTTCGGGCCCGGTGACTTCCGGTGACTTCGTCAATGATAATCACCTCCGCACCGTCTTAGGGCTCGTGTCGGAGACGAGCCGCTGCGAAGTGGAGAAGGCCGAGGAGAGGCGATGGAGTAGGGGAAGGTCTACTGCAATCTCTTCTGCAGCAACGACGAGTGAGGCCGTGGCCGCCTCCCCGCCACGGCAAAAGGCTCCGGTGAGCATCCCGGAACCCATTTTTTGGTATATAATTTTCCCATGGCAGCAAATTTAATTAGGTCAAATTTAGGCAAATTCAAGTCGCTTTTGTACGTACGCGCTGAACAGGGAATACATGTTTAGTCTCCTGAGTTATTCTTTTTTAAATTTACAGTTTTTGTTTAGCGTATCTAATTTGCGGATATTTTCGTCGGTCCTCAAATCATGAATTCTTCACCTTACAAAGACGTATTTAGAgtattattttaatccttgtagctagctggaagaagcttctcagaagcACGAATCCCAAATTTGTTTTGGCTTATAATCTAGTTTAATCTAAATTCGAGTATAAgcccaaacaaatttgaaatccgAGTTTCTGGGAGAAGTTGGTAGGAAGAAGCTTCCTCCTTAAGCCACCGTAGAAGTCAAAAAGAAGTGAGGCTTAGttgtattgtacttgctcttatatGAAAGGAAAAAAAACTAACACGTTTTTTTTAACAGAAACCAAAAAAACACGTATTGGTGTATGACCATACCGCTGCAACAGGAAAAGGCCAAACAAAACTATAACCGGCGCCGTGAAACGCGGACACAGTTATCTGACGATCCGCCTCCTCCCTGAACGCCTACACCGGCTTACAGTACCTCATTGCTATCGCCTCACACCCCGACGAGACCCGGGTCGCCTGCAAGAAGTGCGGTCGTGTTGGTCACTTCTTCAAGTGCCGCAAATTCCTCTCCGTGAAGACGATCGGCATAGAAGACGACATCCTGCAGGCCCCCAGCAATGAGACAGAGGCGCAGGCCAAGTTCGCCGAAGCCAAGAATAAAGCCTCTGACGCTGATGAAGAGGGCTCTGACAAGGACGACATTGGCAGCGATTCCTCGGATTCGGATATTGATCCCATGCTGGAGATGATCATTGCTATGCGGGGGCGTGCCAAGAGTCGCCGGGGCAAGCAGTCCGAGGAGAATGACAAGAAGACAAGCCGCCATAGGAGCAGCAGCACCAAGGATAAGAAGAAATATAGGCGGAAGAAGCATGAGAGCTCAGATCAGGCTAGCGAGAGTGATTCCGACAGGAAGAGGCACATGAAAGATAGGAAGAGGCGGAGGACACACCGCCGGAATGATGACGAGTCTAGAGGGGAAAGGAAGAGGCATCGCCACCACCACAAGAGACATCGTCACCGCAGGAATGCACCTGAATGGTAACAGTAGTGTAGACCGTTCGCAATATACTGCAACATGCTAACTTCTAGGTTTCTTTTAGCTAAATCAATAAGGACTCGAGACCGTTCGTAGCATACTGCATGCAGTGTGATGTATTGTACACTATCAATTGCGATATTGTCCCGAGATTACCTTTTCTGAATGTTGACATGTTACAAAGAGCTGATAAACATGCTGAATTTTATGATAGTTCAGGTAGGTAAGTCCTAAAAAAAGACAGTTACAGGTGTTGCTGCAAGCAGCAAAATGTTCACGCTAAATGATACTATCACCTAACGGTTGTGTTAGGGAAAAGAGATCAACTGGAAGCCTGCATTGGGTTTTCACATGGAATTCTGCCTTGTGGCATTGAATATTGACATATTCAAGAAGAATTGCCACCGGGCTGCATAATAATTAGATGAAATATTAGTCTTCTTTATATGAATTACCAGAAAATATGTTATAAATGTTGCAAGAAAATTCATTACAAGGGCCATAAAATATGTGTCTTCTATATATATCAACCCACTCaacttatcatagatatgttgtaTGTGTTAACTTTTccaatactccctccattcacaaTTACTTTGCATCCTAGGTTTTTGTTCAAGTTAAACTTTGTAAAATTTGATCTCGTATTTAAGAAAAGATATTAACATCTATAATATATGTAAAATCTATATGTACTATTTGTTTCCTCACAAACTATATTTTCTTCTTATATGCATTTGGTATTATGGAAATCGATATTATTTCCAGTATTATTGATCAAACTTGAGTAAATTTGAGTTTCATTTAACCCAGAACGCGAAGTAAATAAAAATGGAGGTAATATTATGTCAAGAGTTAAGCACTTAGGAAGGAATATTTGGCCATGTGCCCTCTCAAGCGTTAAGCACCTAGCGATGTCTTTTTCATTTTCTGGTAGCATTTTTATTTCTTTGGCCAAGGTCATCTCTATGTTTTCTCCTCACaaatcaatatatatatatatatatatatatatatatatatatatatatatatatatatatatatatatatatatataatataaaATAAATATACTCATATCTTAAAAAACAACGAAACATTTTGTCTATGTTCAAAATAAAGGAAATGAACATGATAAGCAACAAGAAAATTCAGTGAATGACtcttatgctatgaaaacatGTCACTATGTCAGACAACAATAGAATCATGGGCTTCTCATATCCACAGAACAGTTAAAGATAGCAACAATTTTCCATTTGATGTAATCATTAAATCTGTAAGTGGATCAGTGTGCCGGTTTCATGTGAAGTGTTAGACTGAGTTTATTTAGCTTCATATATATTGTAGTATTTCATTCGGAGGTGTGCTAGCTAGATAACCTTTTCAAATAATTAAATTGATGTAGGCTTCTAGATTGTACGATTCACTAGCCAAGGTATTACATAAATAAAAGTTTCTAGAGTGTATGATGTGTTGACAAATAGTTTGTCCTCAAAACCCTTCCACTTTCCCCCTGTTGCTTATTTTAATTGCTTATTACTGGGTCGTGGCGTCAGACCTCTAATTCTTCTCTCTTGATCAGTTCTCAACAATTAATGAGTGCATTCATGTGCTTATTGCTTTGGAATATGTAGTAGCAAATAGCAAATTTACAATCCAATCTAGGGTAGAATTGTTCTTCTAGTAGTTCCCTCGGTTTAGAGAGAGAACCATAACCACATTTTTATATTATATGAAAACACATATAAAAATACAGTAAACGTCCCTCATTAGTCTAACCCTGTTGAAATCAATCCAATTATGCAAAATTTTGAAAAATGTGATATACCGCATAATGCCGTGGATGCAGAATCCATATATATTTCTTAGGACTTCTAAAAACCACTCAAGAAACAAATAAACAACTATCTGTATATTGGTCGGCACAGATGCAACAATATTGGTTAAGGTACATATGGTCAGCGTAAATGAAGACCGGATGACCGTTGAGGCTAGCTGTCCGCATTGACTGTTGACCATGGCGCTGGAAATCTGGAACGCTTCAACTACTGCCAACTCTTTACATGTTGGAAATTACCAATGTAAGCTGCAGTTCGTTTTTACATGTGTTACTCAACGTTAATTAATCTTGCCCAAAAAATCTTTGCCAAAATCTTCGTACCCCTTCGCCCCGCGAGACTACACAAAGGCGACTAGGGTTTGCCCGCTTCCCGTCGACACCACCACGATTCTGCCTCGCTTATGTGGCCGTCAAGCCATGGGGGTGGGGTGGATGTCGGCTCCCGTCGGTGGGAGGGCTCCGTTTGCTAGTTTTAGGGTTAAATTTTGGCGGGGTGGCGCGGCCGAGCCTTGTCCAATAAAGTCTTCCCGGCTGCAGCCTCATCTCGCCGGCGATGTCGAGAAGCTTGTGGGAATGGTGTGGTTCTCGAGATCTTCTTATGTGTAGGGGTGTCCCCGGATTATCATTTCATCGACGGCTATTCCTTCTTCATCTCCACGATAGAAGTGGTCTATTGGACCTGTTCGGCGACTTCCTATCCGCACCCATCAACGTTAGACCAGCTCAGGGAGAAGCTGCGGTGCACAGTCGACAGGTCTGAAGATTGAAAACGAATGGCATCTCAAGGTGCTTTTATTGTTAGATGTTTCTCTTATTCCCAGGATCCCTTTTCACAAATAAAATACAAAACTATTAATCTTGCCAGGTGTATGTGTAGTAATACATAGTTCTCCACATAGGAAACCAACCTCTTGAGTAATcttgtactacctccatcccaagactTAAGGCTTATAATTTTTTGGAaaagtcaaagcaagtaaagttTAACCAAATTTTCAGAATAATCTATCAACAAACATGATATTTTGAAGATAGCAcacgaaaatatatttcattatctatctaataatattaattttatattttatattttaataatttttgataaaaacttgatcaaatttgacatagtttgactttctgaaaataatataggccttaagccttaggatggaggtagtatatatTAACGACAAATGCCAAGTACAACAAATATTTTTCAGCAAactatatacaatatatattatgACTCGGTTTCATGTCATAAAGAACGCAATGCACGAGATTTATTTTCACACATCTTTACATGACACGATTTTACATTTCTCTCGAGGGGAAGCTAGCCCGATCGACACAATCACACAACTACAAACCAATTGAACGAATCAAATTAGCAATAAAACTAATTCTGACATATAATCACACCCACAACTTAATGGCAATCGATCGACATGTAAGAAACAAGTTCGCTTCCGTGCATGCTGCGAGGCCCATGACATAAGTCATAAGATCTTAATTAGTCCCTGGTCTTAGGCGATAGGCAGCCGCAGAGGACCTGCCAGATGCTCTTCTTGACATTGTTACGGTTGGATTTTCCCATTCTTCTTCCGGAAATCTTTGAGCGTCAAAGGAACAAGTCCTTAAGGAGTTAGTCCTGGAAATAGCTGAGTAACAAGTTATGAGCAACTCAATTCTAAACGAAGTATCACCAAAATAACTACTGCGTACTCGCTAACATAAATGAACATGTAAAGTAAGGGTATTCAAAGCCTATTCTTACTGCTGTAGTGCTATATCAGGAAAAGAAGATAGTACCTGAAATTTTACGCAGCCTTGAAGAAGGTACACACGCTCGATCGATACCTCTGATGCAAACAAAGCCCCTTATTTATAACTGGAGTCTCTGATGCATGCCTCGGAAGTATCAGACATTACCGGGAAAATGTTAGTGTGACTCCCATGAGTATTCTGTGAAGAATGACTGAACAAGAcaagaacttgaacttgaacttgaaacgAGTCCCACTTGTTGAAACTTCAGGGATACTTGCTAGTCCTGCAATTAGCAATTAGTTAATTTACCGTGTCTCCTATTTGGTACGTACGTAGTATATTACGTCGCTGCATAGAACG includes the following:
- the LOC127310008 gene encoding uncharacterized protein encodes the protein MRSSRVSFPHSTTWPTSGPVTSGDFVNDNHLRTVLGLVSETSRCEVEKAEERRWSRGRSTAISSAATTSEAVAASPPRQKAPRSASSLNAYTGLQYLIAIASHPDETRVACKKCGRVGHFFKCRKFLSVKTIGIEDDILQAPSNETEAQAKFAEAKNKASDADEEGSDKDDIGSDSSDSDIDPMLEMIIAMRGRAKSRRGKQSEENDKKTSRHRSSSTKDKKKYRRKKHESSDQASESDSDRKRHMKDRKRRRTHRRNDDESRGERKRHRHHHKRHRHRRNAPEW